Genomic window (Nilaparvata lugens isolate BPH chromosome 7, ASM1435652v1, whole genome shotgun sequence):
TTGCAGAGAAAGCAATTGCCTGGAATCACTGTGCTCCTTGGGCAGGCCATCCAGGACAAGAAAGAACAGCTAGTTTAGTGAAGAAACGTTACTATTGGCCGAAACTGGGAGAAGCAGTAATGAAGTTTGTGTTGGAGTGTCACGAATGTGCACAGAGGAAAACACTAATCTTGTTGAAGGCACCCTTGCAAGCAGCTGATGAGCCCCAATATCCATTTGATCCAGTTTCTGTAGATGTGGTAGGCCCTCTACCAACCACCAAGAGAGGAAACAAATATTACATCAGTTTTATTGATCACTTCACCCGCTATGCAGAAGCAGTTCCAGTAGTAGATCAGACAGCTGAAACAGTGGCACATGTCTTTGTAACCCACATCATAACAAGACATGGGGTGCCTGGCCGACTATTAAGTGATCAAGGGTGCAACTTTATGTCAAATCTGTTTAAAGCAGTGTGCAAACAACTGGGCACACAGAAGTTGAGAACAACAGCCTATCATCCAGAAGGGAATGGCCGAGTGGAAAGGTTACACAGAACCTTGAATGAATCCATGGCCCATTTTGTTCAGCAGGATGGAACAGATTGGGACTGATGGCTGCCTTATGCCCTGTCTGCCTATAGGTCAACACCACACTCTTCTACTGGATACTCCCCACACTACCTACTCCATGGCCGTGAGATCATCCTTCCAGCAAGCTGTCCCCTTCCAGAAGAAGTAAAAGGAACCACTATGGAAGAACATCTGATCGACTTGAGAAGGAGGCTAGCAACTGCATACAAGGATGCTCACAAGAGATCTACCAGGATGGCAGAACAGCGAACCAAAATTGCCAATAAAGGAAGAAAGTTGAGGGAATTTGTGGCCGGAGACCTTGTGTATCTCCATGACCCAGCAACAAAACCAGGCGAttcaactaaatttcatttGCCATGGAAAGGTCCATTCGCCATTGCTGGGAAGCTGTCAACTGTGAACTATTTGATCAAGTTGCCTGATGGACGACAGATGGTAGTTCATGTGAACAGGCTGAAGCTTTGCTATAAGAGAGGGGAGGCTGAAGCAGATCCCCTGGAAAATGTTAATGAGGACTTGCAGAGGACATTGGAGATTGAAGAGAGAGCTAAGGGTACACCCAGTTCTCATAAAACTcctgaggaagaggaagaggtggaATATAGAGCCCCAGATTCTGAGGATGAATGGTGGGAGCAAGTATACTCACCAGCTGAAATTCCTGGGGAggatgagtgagagagggagaaTCTTCGAGAAGAAGAGGTGGAATTtcgagaagaagaggaagaaccaCCCAGCCCTGTATTTGATGAGAATTAGGACCCTCCCTACAGCCCAGATGAGAGAGTGAGGGAAGTACCCCGATCCCCAATTGTGACAAGGAGTCGAGCAAGGTCAGTAACCTAACCAGACAAGGTCGGGTagagaatttctggattgagtAGGAAATTCTTTGCTGCAGACTGCATTTGGCCCTGGGACAGCTGATTGTAACAAGAAGTGTGTATATATACATGAAGAGAAATAGAGTAGAACCAAAACTTgatttattgtatattgtatttgtaATGTGTcgattttgatgattttaattgaattgaacaaaagTATTCAAGTGTAGCTGTCATGTGACCCATATTGTAATAGATCTATCTTGTATGTTGTATGTCATTTGCAATGAGGTCTAATGAGTACAGAAGTTACCAAGTTAATGATAATGCCAAGATGAGAAGAATATTTCGATCTCTTGATCTAGCATATCAGAGATAGGGATGGGTATTGATACatcaatgtttaaaaacatcgatgtttcaacatcaaacatcgatgtttttaacattgatgtttactgttcaatgtttttcacttatcaatggttttacctagacatcggtcatccgatgtttttcccaactaaaaagtaaaaacaattctaattttttaattttatacaagtttttttttatttttttgtttgaagaggattatcttgagagcaataagcaatagtaacagaattacaatcattacctctatcatatttagtgtagtattctgtttagtgtttttttgtgaatatagatcactcttgtgaaagatctcgcataagttttgatttcctgcagattgctatttttatttttcaatcaggctctctgtatttttatgtgagactgttggatactcttgaagatttacattacttctgtggcccgtgtcaaggttagatagttagttatttagaattgaataagaggtcggattcttagtttctcaggaagaaagagttttttcttactacaattatttcctcaacatgtgtttaacactaattaatctagctctggaaaagaggtccttGTATTGTAAGGAGTAcagatattcatataaaaaacttaatccattttcatttcctaaaaaatctatcaggaaTTGAATGAATgcgatatgagtatcaatgattgctaaaattagcttagggtgaaatttcaagaccgaatcctcaaggatatcccgagagatttcagactaaaccatgaagatgacaaatcttgtaaactagagttgatgtatctttctagtcacaacctgacttcaattattcaaaagactgttacttgaataccacaagtccaaaattgctgtgattccagttagtaactgttgaaatattggaacaatagctccagataaaattgtagtcactttagaagcttttttgtgctctacaatctgagatcaggtatagcgatctatctcatattccaggtactcctgacaacaatgctccttgtattgtgaaaaacacctaattttcagcttcaagcatcatcaccaactacattgtcctcacattgatatttcgcacaatgacataagttcttgagattatgttctatgagaatcacccgtaagatacacttcatttcagtatttcctagtggagaggcgcgcttaaggacacctcaaggaacaaaatttcaaacacataacttctgacacaatgctcagatttcatcgtactacacttcatccttctcggttcgtcacggcggttcaaaatcatacATCATAGTCAAACttggtcgaaaaatggaaaatttattgttgagtgtacttaagcccatatttcaatacacagaaaatgacaaatttctatattcaaagttgcatgtcttgtgaaatacttctgataaaattttcaaatctagtgagaatgtgaaaattgtcccactctacccactccaataaattatactttcgattccaaaacaatttggaagttaagattttaaaaatggcgatttcagtttttacatttttttcgtaattttactgttgatcaagagtttctaaaacgagtctgatacatcatagaaacttacgattgattacaaattgtagataaattcatcctctacgagctcagttgcctaaaatccatcttgaatcacttttcgctatcatagaactgccaaaaccgttaatatgagaaaaatatctacaatttccggatttgtttcaacaatcaaatctcactttacgatcatattttttcatggattgtttacagcagatgaaatagaaaattctattgtacatttcaagatcatgtaataatcttaataattaagggcttaccgagatacatagctttgaatatagaaattggccatttcttatgtattgaatatgaataagtacctacactcaacaatgaattttctattttttgaccaaatttgactgttgatgcatgattttgaaccgccttggcgagccgagaagGATAAAGTGTAGTacaatgaaatctgagcattgtgtcaaaagtgaattataagtgtttgaaattttgatctgCCTTTGAGCGGATTTGATTTTGAGCAtgcctctactaggaaatactgaaattaagtgcatctaatgGGTGATTCTTACcgatgaacttatgtcattgtgcgaaatatcaatgtgaggacaaagtagatggtgatgatggttgaagctgaaaattaggtgttttccacaatacaaggagcattgttgtcagatgtacctggaaatctatatgacatagagcgctctacctgatctca
Coding sequences:
- the LOC120352182 gene encoding uncharacterized protein LOC120352182, with translation MEEHLIDLRRRLATAYKDAHKRSTRMAEQRTKIANKGRKLREFVAGDLVYLHDPATKPGDSTKFHLPWKGPFAIAGKLSTVNYLIKLPDGRQMVVHVNRLKLCYKRGEAEADPLENVNEDLQRTLEIEERAKGTPSSHKTPEEEEEVEYRAPDSEDEWWEQVYSPAEIPGEDE